A window of Amycolatopsis australiensis contains these coding sequences:
- a CDS encoding LLM class F420-dependent oxidoreductase, which translates to MTERRIRIGLQLQPQHADYDSIRRTASAAEDLGADIVFNWDHFYPLYGDPDGKHFECWTMLGAWAESTSRVEIGALVTCNSYRNPELLADMARTVDHISGGRLILGIGSGWFEKDYQEYGYEFGTAGGRLDDLAESLPRIEARLGKLNPAPTRKIPVLIGGGGEKKTLKLVARHADIWHGFGDPEVVGRKVKILDQHCADAGRDPAEIERSCGVQGEPDELGPKLLELGVTTFTVGVGGPDYDLGALEKWIAWRDKTQG; encoded by the coding sequence ATGACCGAACGACGCATCCGGATCGGCCTGCAGCTCCAGCCGCAGCACGCCGACTACGACAGCATCCGGCGCACGGCCTCGGCCGCCGAGGACCTCGGCGCCGACATCGTCTTCAACTGGGACCACTTCTACCCGCTGTACGGCGACCCCGACGGCAAGCACTTCGAATGCTGGACCATGCTCGGCGCGTGGGCGGAGTCGACGTCCCGCGTCGAGATCGGCGCGCTCGTCACCTGCAACAGCTACCGGAACCCCGAGCTGCTGGCCGACATGGCCCGCACGGTCGACCACATCTCCGGCGGCCGGCTCATCCTCGGCATCGGCTCCGGCTGGTTCGAGAAGGACTACCAGGAGTACGGCTACGAGTTCGGCACCGCCGGCGGGCGCCTCGACGACCTCGCCGAATCGCTGCCGCGCATCGAGGCGCGTCTCGGCAAGCTGAACCCGGCACCGACGCGCAAGATCCCGGTGCTCATCGGCGGCGGCGGCGAGAAGAAGACGCTCAAGCTGGTGGCCAGGCACGCCGACATCTGGCACGGCTTCGGCGACCCGGAGGTGGTCGGGCGCAAGGTGAAGATCCTCGACCAGCACTGCGCGGACGCCGGCCGCGACCCGGCCGAGATCGAGCGTTCGTGCGGCGTCCAGGGCGAGCCGGACGAGCTGGGCCCGAAGCTGCTGGAGCTGGGCGTCACGACGTTCACGGTCGGCGTCGGCGGCCCGGACTACGACCTGGGCGCGCTCGAGAAGTGGATCGCCTGGCGGGACAAGACCCAGGGCTGA
- a CDS encoding CGNR zinc finger domain-containing protein has translation MAFPHRDSVQRAVDLLGVLLGDPAPEEVARVLRDHGEPDPKLTPEDVTELRAAAFELREVFAAPDVASAASVLNGLFVKYASPPRLTDHEEGYGWHLHADAADDGPWGAWLVTSSALGLANLLAERQDVPGGLCASPSCGKPFAHTGGGSRRKFCSPRCATRERVAAHRARG, from the coding sequence ATGGCTTTTCCGCACCGGGATTCCGTGCAGCGCGCGGTCGACCTGCTGGGCGTGCTCCTCGGCGACCCGGCCCCCGAGGAGGTCGCGCGGGTGCTGCGCGACCACGGCGAGCCGGATCCCAAGCTCACTCCGGAAGACGTCACGGAGCTACGCGCGGCTGCTTTCGAGCTGCGCGAAGTGTTCGCCGCCCCCGACGTCGCTTCGGCGGCTTCGGTGCTGAACGGGTTGTTCGTGAAGTACGCGAGCCCGCCGCGCCTGACCGACCACGAAGAGGGCTACGGCTGGCACCTGCACGCCGACGCCGCCGACGACGGCCCGTGGGGCGCGTGGCTGGTCACGTCCTCGGCGCTGGGCCTGGCGAACCTGCTGGCCGAGCGCCAGGACGTACCGGGCGGGTTGTGCGCGTCGCCGTCGTGCGGAAAGCCGTTCGCGCACACCGGAGGCGGCAGCCGCCGGAAGTTCTGCTCGCCCCGGTGCGCGACGCGCGAACGCGTCGCCGCGCACCGGGCGCGAGGGTGA
- the crtI gene encoding phytoene desaturase family protein, giving the protein MRTIDGPADHVVVIGAGPAGLSATLHLLGAGRRVTLLEQADAPGGRTGQRNFDGNAVDTGASVLTMPELLEEAFAAVGEPLAKNLRLTRLDPAYRARFADGSSLALHTDGDAMEAAIRAFAGAREAAGYRALRRWLTELYAVQKDRFLAANFDSPLDLARPELVRLAALGGFGRLGPRVGRYLRDERVRRLFTFQALYAGLDPASAIGAYGVIAYMDTVGGVYYPEGGMGEVGRAMTGAAARAGADVRFGTEAAWLERVHSRVRAVRTRSGERIACDAVVLATELSTAYRLLGARPRRPLPLRYSPSAVVLHGRTTRKWDLGHHTIFFGGAWERTFAEIIREGKLMSDPSLLVTRPTATDPGLAGRGGEIVSVLAPAPNLRRGPIDWDRVAGPYREELLRTLEARGLTGFGAEYTVDETITPADWAARGLAAGTPFSLAHTFAQTGPFRPANLVRAAGNVVLAGCGTTPGVGIPPALISGRLAAERITGR; this is encoded by the coding sequence GTGCGCACGATCGACGGGCCCGCCGACCACGTCGTCGTGATCGGGGCCGGGCCGGCGGGGCTTTCGGCGACCCTGCACCTGCTCGGCGCGGGACGGCGCGTCACGCTGCTGGAGCAGGCCGATGCCCCGGGCGGCCGGACCGGGCAGCGGAACTTCGACGGCAACGCCGTGGACACCGGCGCGAGCGTGCTGACCATGCCCGAGCTGCTCGAGGAGGCGTTCGCCGCGGTCGGCGAGCCGCTGGCGAAGAACCTGCGCCTGACGAGGCTGGACCCGGCGTACCGGGCGCGGTTCGCCGACGGCAGCTCGCTGGCCCTGCACACCGACGGCGACGCGATGGAAGCCGCGATCCGCGCCTTCGCCGGCGCTCGCGAGGCGGCAGGCTACCGGGCGCTGCGGCGCTGGCTCACGGAGCTGTACGCGGTGCAGAAGGACCGGTTCCTGGCGGCGAACTTCGACTCGCCGCTCGACCTGGCCCGCCCCGAGCTGGTGCGGCTCGCCGCCCTCGGCGGGTTCGGCAGGCTCGGGCCGCGGGTCGGCCGCTACCTGCGTGACGAGCGCGTCCGGCGGCTGTTCACCTTCCAGGCGCTCTACGCCGGTCTCGACCCGGCGAGCGCGATCGGCGCGTACGGCGTCATCGCGTACATGGACACCGTCGGCGGCGTCTACTACCCCGAAGGCGGGATGGGCGAGGTCGGCCGGGCCATGACCGGCGCCGCCGCGCGGGCGGGCGCGGACGTCCGGTTCGGCACCGAAGCCGCGTGGCTGGAACGGGTGCATTCGCGGGTGCGCGCGGTCCGGACGCGCTCGGGCGAGCGGATCGCGTGCGACGCCGTCGTGCTCGCCACCGAGCTGAGCACGGCGTACCGGCTGCTCGGCGCGCGGCCGCGGCGGCCGCTGCCGCTGCGCTACTCCCCGTCGGCCGTGGTCCTGCACGGACGCACGACCCGCAAGTGGGACCTCGGCCACCACACGATCTTCTTCGGCGGCGCCTGGGAGCGGACGTTCGCGGAGATCATCCGCGAGGGCAAGCTCATGAGCGACCCGTCATTGCTGGTCACCCGGCCGACGGCGACCGACCCGGGGCTGGCCGGGCGCGGCGGCGAGATCGTCTCGGTGCTCGCCCCGGCCCCGAACCTGCGTCGCGGGCCCATCGACTGGGACCGCGTCGCCGGCCCGTACCGCGAAGAGCTGCTGCGGACTCTCGAAGCGCGCGGGCTGACCGGCTTCGGCGCCGAGTACACCGTCGACGAGACGATCACGCCCGCGGACTGGGCGGCGCGCGGGCTCGCCGCCGGGACGCCGTTCTCGCTGGCGCACACGTTCGCCCAGACCGGCCCGTTCCGGCCGGCGAACCTGGTGCGCGCGGCCGGCAACGTGGTGCTGGCCGGCTGCGGCACCACCCCCGGCGTCGGCATCCCGCCCGCGCTCATCTCGGGACGGCTGGCGGCGGAACGGATCACCGGCCGGTGA
- a CDS encoding Rv2175c family DNA-binding protein, with amino-acid sequence MSGIPVADDVLDTAIAVLPLPEVAAVLGTSANKVRQMLRDGQLIAFRRGGELCVPSDFFVSGGVVKGLAGTITVLADSGFSRTEMLRWLFTADDTLPGSTPINALRTSHGTEVKRRAQAMAF; translated from the coding sequence GTGAGTGGGATTCCTGTCGCCGACGACGTGCTCGACACCGCCATCGCGGTCCTCCCGTTGCCCGAGGTGGCGGCCGTTCTCGGGACGTCGGCCAACAAGGTCCGGCAGATGCTGCGCGACGGGCAGCTAATCGCCTTCCGGCGGGGCGGCGAACTGTGCGTGCCCAGCGACTTCTTCGTTTCCGGCGGCGTGGTCAAGGGGCTGGCCGGCACGATCACCGTGCTCGCCGACTCCGGCTTCTCCCGGACGGAGATGCTGCGGTGGCTGTTCACCGCCGACGACACCCTGCCGGGCAGCACCCCGATCAACGCCCTGCGCACCAGCCACGGCACCGAAGTGAAGCGGCGCGCGCAGGCGATGGCGTTCTGA
- a CDS encoding SPFH domain-containing protein, translating into MSLVEILLLSAGGLIVVLIVVFGTLRLLYKVAEPNEALIISGLGVRVDRAETADSLGFKIITGRGVNVIPGFQTARRLSLDTRGVNLQVSCVTKQGLPVTVRAVVIYKVGDDYASIANAARRFLDQQKGMNDTIHELFSGHLRSIVGGLTIEDMIHNRDALTGEVRQSSANEMIKLGLIVDSLQIQEIDDESGYILNLGKPHAAAIAASARIAEAQRDQEAAEVEQVAAAKKAAAVRESQIQQAGYQAEVDQARAKASQSGPLAEATARQEVVVQETRAAELEAALAEQRLQSQVRKPADAKAYDTRTTADAARDASIAKAQAEAKETELRAAADATRVKTAAEAEAQATKARAEAMAGATRATGEAEAAAAKARGLAEAEAAKARGLAEAEAARAKGLAEADAIKARAAALAENQEAVVAQQLAERWPEIVEAGASAFGNVDHMVVLNGADGMSDMFAKALSLGGTGLGLARQLMDAMGKPASPELDKQARANGELKLSD; encoded by the coding sequence ATGAGCCTCGTCGAAATCCTGCTGCTTTCGGCCGGTGGACTCATCGTCGTGCTGATCGTCGTCTTCGGGACCCTGCGGCTGCTGTACAAGGTCGCCGAGCCGAACGAAGCGCTGATCATCTCCGGGCTGGGGGTTCGCGTCGATCGCGCGGAGACCGCCGACAGCCTGGGCTTCAAGATCATCACCGGCCGCGGGGTGAACGTCATCCCCGGCTTCCAGACCGCGCGGCGGCTGTCGCTGGACACCCGGGGCGTCAACCTGCAGGTCTCGTGCGTCACCAAGCAGGGCCTGCCGGTCACCGTGCGGGCCGTCGTCATCTACAAGGTCGGCGACGACTACGCCTCGATCGCCAACGCCGCCCGCCGGTTCCTCGACCAGCAGAAAGGCATGAACGACACGATCCACGAGCTGTTCTCCGGCCACCTGCGCTCGATCGTCGGCGGGCTGACCATCGAGGACATGATCCACAACCGGGACGCGCTCACCGGCGAGGTCCGGCAGTCCTCGGCGAACGAGATGATCAAGCTGGGGCTGATCGTCGACTCGCTGCAGATCCAGGAGATCGACGACGAGTCCGGCTACATCCTCAACCTCGGCAAGCCGCACGCCGCCGCGATCGCCGCGTCGGCGCGGATCGCCGAGGCCCAGCGCGACCAGGAGGCCGCCGAAGTCGAGCAGGTCGCCGCCGCCAAGAAGGCCGCGGCGGTCCGCGAGAGCCAGATCCAGCAGGCCGGCTACCAGGCCGAAGTCGACCAGGCGCGGGCGAAGGCGTCGCAGTCCGGGCCGCTGGCCGAGGCGACCGCGCGCCAGGAGGTCGTCGTCCAGGAGACCCGCGCCGCGGAGCTGGAGGCCGCGCTGGCCGAGCAGCGGCTGCAGTCGCAGGTCCGCAAGCCGGCCGACGCGAAGGCCTACGACACGCGGACCACGGCCGACGCCGCCCGTGACGCGTCGATCGCCAAGGCGCAGGCCGAGGCGAAGGAGACCGAGCTGCGGGCCGCGGCCGACGCCACCCGCGTCAAGACGGCCGCCGAGGCCGAAGCCCAGGCCACCAAGGCGCGGGCCGAGGCGATGGCGGGCGCGACCCGGGCGACCGGTGAGGCCGAGGCCGCCGCGGCCAAGGCCCGCGGTCTCGCGGAAGCCGAAGCCGCCAAGGCGCGTGGCCTCGCCGAAGCGGAGGCGGCGCGCGCGAAGGGCCTCGCCGAGGCGGACGCGATCAAGGCGCGCGCGGCGGCGCTGGCGGAGAACCAGGAAGCCGTCGTCGCGCAGCAGCTGGCCGAGCGCTGGCCGGAGATCGTCGAGGCGGGCGCGAGCGCGTTCGGCAACGTCGACCACATGGTCGTGCTCAACGGCGCCGACGGCATGTCCGACATGTTCGCCAAGGCCCTCTCGCTCGGCGGAACCGGTCTCGGCCTCGCCCGCCAGCTGATGGACGCGATGGGCAAGCCCGCGTCGCCGGAGCTGGACAAGCAGGCCCGGGCGAACGGTGAGCTCAAGCTGAGCGACTAG
- the pknB gene encoding Stk1 family PASTA domain-containing Ser/Thr kinase produces MTRTHPSLVGTLLERRYRVDRLLAHGGMSSVYRGTDTRLDRPVAIKIMDPRFADDRSFVDRFVREAQSAAQLHHPHVVAVHDQGFDLPQGAESGLAFLVMELVDGGTLRDLLDEKGPLDVALALSVAEPVLSALAAAHRAGLVHRDVKPENVLIGRSGPHTGGVVKVADFGLVRAVASAGTTSSSVILGTVAYLSPEQVATGAASARGDVYSAGILLYEMLTGQVPYTGDTAISVAYRHVNDDVPRPSALRPDLPPALDELITRATRRDPQLRPADAGEFLTELTAVRAQLGLLPVTVPVPVAAAPGDVADTERTLPRIPQVLPDSEKTMPVHRPNATRALSHPGTPPPGFTQQIPPVRPPAPRRRGEPEPERPRDNRKRIALIAAAVLLFGGLIGAFAFILTDTGGDKTAVVPKLVGLNQAAAGDALRAVKLNPQFSQEFDNTAPSNTVLRAEPAEGTPLAPNSTVSVVLSKGRPTVPDIRPGTALPDAEQAIKTAKLTPARGADDYDATVPQGAVIRTEPSAGSQLNIGGRVTIIVSKGPIPLPPVPDVAGRSKDEAFQLLQQAGFEPFQAGEEFRQDVPAGAVTRTDPAAGAQAKAKRIGVFVNNAVQVPDVRFRSFDDAQKILEQAGLKADREGGRGHGGGGGFDFVFQQDPQPGTFVQKGSKVKLKGFGG; encoded by the coding sequence GTGACACGCACCCATCCCAGCCTGGTCGGCACGCTCCTCGAGCGGCGCTACCGGGTGGACCGGCTGCTCGCCCACGGCGGAATGTCTTCCGTCTACCGGGGGACGGACACCCGCCTGGACCGTCCGGTCGCGATCAAGATCATGGACCCGCGGTTCGCCGACGACCGCTCGTTCGTGGACCGGTTCGTGCGGGAGGCCCAGTCGGCGGCGCAGCTGCACCACCCGCACGTGGTGGCGGTGCACGACCAGGGGTTCGACCTGCCGCAGGGTGCGGAGTCGGGGCTCGCCTTCCTGGTGATGGAACTGGTGGACGGCGGGACGCTGCGTGACCTGCTGGACGAGAAGGGCCCGCTGGACGTCGCGCTGGCGCTGAGCGTGGCCGAGCCGGTGCTTTCGGCGCTGGCCGCCGCGCACCGGGCCGGGCTGGTGCACCGGGACGTCAAGCCGGAGAACGTGCTGATCGGCCGGTCCGGGCCGCACACCGGCGGGGTGGTGAAGGTCGCCGACTTCGGCTTGGTGCGGGCCGTGGCGAGCGCCGGGACGACCAGTTCGAGCGTCATCCTGGGCACGGTCGCCTACCTGTCACCGGAGCAGGTCGCCACCGGCGCCGCGTCCGCGCGCGGCGACGTCTACTCGGCAGGCATCCTCCTCTACGAAATGCTCACCGGGCAGGTGCCCTACACCGGCGACACCGCGATCTCGGTGGCCTACCGGCACGTGAACGACGACGTCCCGCGGCCGAGCGCGCTGCGCCCGGACCTGCCGCCCGCGCTCGACGAGCTGATCACCCGCGCGACCCGGCGGGACCCGCAGCTGCGTCCCGCCGACGCCGGGGAGTTCCTGACCGAGCTGACGGCGGTGCGCGCCCAGCTGGGCCTGCTGCCGGTGACCGTGCCGGTCCCGGTCGCCGCCGCGCCGGGCGACGTCGCCGACACCGAGCGCACGCTGCCGCGGATCCCGCAGGTGCTGCCGGACTCCGAGAAGACGATGCCGGTGCACCGCCCGAACGCGACGCGGGCGCTGAGCCACCCGGGCACCCCGCCGCCGGGCTTCACCCAGCAGATCCCGCCGGTGCGGCCGCCGGCGCCGCGACGCCGTGGCGAGCCGGAGCCGGAGAGGCCGCGGGACAACCGGAAGCGGATCGCCCTGATCGCCGCCGCGGTGCTGCTGTTCGGCGGCCTGATCGGGGCGTTCGCGTTCATCCTCACCGACACCGGCGGCGACAAGACCGCCGTCGTGCCGAAGCTGGTCGGGCTGAACCAGGCGGCGGCGGGCGACGCGCTGCGGGCGGTGAAGCTGAATCCGCAGTTCAGCCAGGAGTTCGACAACACGGCGCCGTCGAACACCGTGCTGCGCGCCGAGCCGGCCGAGGGCACGCCGCTGGCGCCGAATTCGACGGTGTCGGTGGTGCTGTCGAAGGGCCGCCCGACCGTGCCGGACATCCGGCCGGGCACCGCGCTGCCCGACGCCGAGCAGGCGATCAAGACCGCGAAGCTGACGCCGGCCCGCGGTGCCGACGACTACGACGCCACGGTCCCGCAGGGCGCGGTGATCCGCACCGAGCCGTCCGCGGGCAGCCAGCTGAACATCGGCGGCCGGGTCACGATCATCGTGTCGAAGGGCCCGATCCCGCTGCCGCCGGTCCCGGACGTCGCCGGGCGGAGCAAGGACGAGGCGTTCCAGCTGCTGCAGCAGGCCGGGTTCGAGCCGTTCCAGGCGGGCGAGGAGTTCCGCCAGGACGTCCCGGCCGGCGCGGTCACCCGCACCGACCCGGCGGCGGGCGCGCAGGCGAAGGCGAAGCGGATCGGCGTGTTCGTCAACAACGCGGTGCAGGTGCCGGACGTCCGCTTCCGCTCGTTCGACGACGCCCAGAAGATCCTGGAGCAGGCGGGGCTGAAGGCCGACCGCGAGGGCGGCAGGGGCCACGGCGGCGGTGGCGGGTTCGACTTCGTCTTCCAGCAGGACCCGCAGCCGGGCACGTTCGTGCAGAAGGGCAGCAAGGTCAAGCTGAAGGGCTTCGGGGGATGA
- a CDS encoding phytoene/squalene synthase family protein: MNELDAAGITGRELRAAYTECRRINAHYGRTFFLATRLLPARARPAAHTLYGFARMADELVDNPAPGSDPATELDRVGAMVDVVFDGGTPDDPVLTALSDTVRRYGIGRDLFDAFLKAMRMDLTTTGYATFAELGEYMYGSAAVIGLQMLPVFGTVGPRAGAEAGAVALGEAFQLTNFLRDVGEDLDRGRLYLPAAELAAFGVSRELLERRRPDPRIRAALAYFVARTRAVYRRAEAGVALLRPEARPCVRTALTLYEGILDEIVAMDYDVLTRRAVVPKRRRLAVALPPLVSGWARETFRGGRRLRS; encoded by the coding sequence GTGAACGAACTCGACGCCGCCGGCATCACCGGCCGCGAGCTGCGCGCGGCGTACACCGAATGCCGTCGCATCAACGCCCACTACGGGCGCACGTTCTTCCTCGCCACGCGGCTGCTGCCGGCGCGGGCCCGGCCGGCCGCGCACACGCTGTACGGGTTCGCGCGGATGGCCGACGAGCTGGTCGACAACCCGGCGCCGGGCAGCGATCCGGCGACCGAGCTGGACCGCGTCGGAGCGATGGTCGACGTCGTCTTCGACGGCGGGACACCGGACGACCCGGTGCTCACGGCGCTGTCGGACACGGTGCGCCGGTACGGCATCGGGCGTGACCTGTTCGACGCGTTCCTGAAGGCCATGCGGATGGACCTGACGACCACCGGGTACGCGACGTTCGCCGAGCTGGGCGAGTACATGTACGGCTCGGCCGCGGTGATCGGGCTGCAGATGCTGCCGGTGTTCGGCACGGTGGGCCCGCGGGCCGGCGCGGAAGCGGGCGCCGTCGCGCTGGGCGAGGCGTTCCAGCTGACGAACTTCCTGCGCGACGTCGGCGAGGACCTGGACCGCGGCCGCCTGTACCTGCCGGCCGCGGAGCTGGCCGCGTTCGGCGTTTCGCGCGAGCTGCTGGAGCGGCGCCGGCCGGACCCGCGGATCCGGGCGGCGCTGGCGTACTTCGTCGCGCGGACGCGGGCGGTGTACCGGCGTGCCGAAGCGGGGGTTGCGTTGCTGCGCCCCGAAGCGCGGCCGTGCGTGCGGACGGCCTTGACGCTGTACGAAGGAATCCTCGACGAGATCGTCGCCATGGACTACGACGTCCTGACCCGCCGCGCGGTGGTCCCGAAGCGGCGGCGGCTGGCGGTCGCGCTGCCGCCGCTGGTTTCCGGCTGGGCGCGCGAGACGTTCCGGGGCGGTCGTAGGCTGCGATCATGA